The proteins below come from a single Papaver somniferum cultivar HN1 chromosome 11, ASM357369v1, whole genome shotgun sequence genomic window:
- the LOC113323188 gene encoding uncharacterized protein LOC113323188, with protein sequence MSLLRKLIRSNGVLLHSLKPNQGGGSQFPRQSTTHHFSTQSEQQQQQQQRLNQDSAVDPILRQPPREGSIYAKLYGIGMFTTKNDVISYLESCNLSSEDIKVQYNGLFLPVSMVLQFPSHSAYENAVSIIRRKSRVYHHKIEKVAPAHWGFDSYDGKAVLIQGVPRNAISEDIERMLSGCDFNSSSLRFIWRQNFSDSMKFAMVQFPSKVDAMNAVLEKNGSFCLNTQISMRVLH encoded by the exons ATGAGTCTATTGAGGAAACTAATCAGATCTAATGGAGTTTTATTACATAGTCTCAAACCTAATCAAGGAGGAGGATCTCAATTTCCTCGTCAATCAACAACACATCACTTCTCAACTCAAtctgaacaacaacaacaacaacaacagagacTCAATCAGGACAGTGCTGTTGACCCCATTCTCCGCCAACCACCTAGAGAAG GTAGTATTTATGCGAAATTGTACGGGATTGGGATGTTTACTACGAAGAATGATGTGATTAGTTATTTGGAAAGCTGTAATTTGAGTAGCGAAGATATCAAAGTCCAATACAATGGCCTATTCCTTCCAGTTAGCAT GGTATTGCAATTTCCATCACATAGTGCATATGAGAATGCGGTGAGCATAATCAGGAGGAAAAGTCGGGTCTACCACCACAAGATCGAAAAG GTTGCCCCTGCCCACTGGGGTTTTGACTCTTATGATGGTAAAGCT GTGTTAATACAAGGAGTCCCTCGCAATGCCATCTCAGAGGACATAGAGCGCATGTTGTCTGGTTGTGATTTCAACTCATCCAGCTTGCGGTTCATCTGGAG GCAAAATTTCTCAGACTCCATGAAGTTCGCTATGGTGCAATTCCCTTCAAAGGTTGATGCAATGAATGCTGTCCTTGAGAAGAACGGAAGTTTCTGTCTGAATACTCAGATCTCGATGCGAGTTCTTCACTAA
- the LOC113323187 gene encoding chitinase 2-like — protein MDSLKLFVSLLVLQAFLNPLFSAQAAPNEVFREYIGAEFNNVKFTDVPIHPDVEFHFILSFAIDYTTSSSASPTNGNFNVFWDSDNLSPSQVSSIKNTHSNVRVAVSLGGDSVGDGSAYFNPSSVESWVHNAVSSLTGIINKYNLDGIDIDYEHFSSDPDTFAECIGQLLTTLKGNGIISFASIAPFDDDQVQSHYQALWSKYGHLLDYVNFQFYAYDQGTSVSQFLDYFQTQTSNYNGGKILPSFGTDGSGGLSPENGFFTACSKLRSQEKLHGIFIWSADDSKKNGFRYEKRSQAMLAGSR, from the coding sequence ATGGATTCCTTAAAACTCTTTGTCTCACTACTTGTTCTTCAAGCTTTTCTTAATCCACTTTTTTCGGCACAAGCAGCACCTAATGAAGTTTTCAGAGAGTATATAGGAGCAGAGTTCAATAATGTCAAGTTCACAGATGTACCAATTCATCCAGATGTTGAATTCCATTTCATCCTTTCCTTTGCCATCGATTACACCACTTCATCTTCTGCTTCCCCTACTAATGGAAATTTCAATGTTTTCTGGGACTCTGACAACCTCAGTCCCTCTCAAGTCTCTTCCATCAAGAACACACACTCAAATGTCAGGGTAGCAGTGAGTTTAGGAGGGGACAGTGTCGGTGATGGATCTGCATATTTCAACCCTTCTTCAGTTGAATCATGGGTTCACAATGCTGTTTCTTCACTCACTGGTATCATCAATAAGTATAACTTGGATGGAATTGATATTGACTATGAACACTTTAGTTCTGATCCTGATACATTTGCAGAGTGCATCGGACAGCTTTTGACTACCCTAAAAGGAAACGGGATCATCTCTTTTGCTTCTATAGCTCCTTTTGATGATGATCAAGTTCAGAGCCATTATCAAGCTCTGTGGAGTAAATATGGTCATCTACTAGACTATGTGAACTTCCAATTCTATGCTTATGATCAAGGAACAAGTGTGTCTCAGTTTTTGGACTACTTCCAAACTCAAACCTCAAACTACAATGGGGGTAAGATCTTACCTAGCTTTGGCACCGACGGTTCAGGTGGTTTATCTCCAGAAAATGGCTTTTTTACTGCTTGCAGTAAGCTCAGAAGTCAAGAAAAACTTCACGGTATCTTCATTTGGTCTGCAGATGACTCAAAAAAGAATGGGTTTCGTTATGAAAAACGATCACAGGCAATGTTAGCTGGTTCACGATAA